GGGTGACAACAGGAAAATCATTGATTGTCAATTTTCTTTCAACTTCCACAGGTCCGAGCACAAACCGTATGTTTTCTTTATCTTTTTGCAGGTTTTTTGCTAACATAAAAAAGCTATGCAGAGGCCAGTTTTTAGCAGGATGCCCTGAGCCGGGAAAAATAATAATGCTCTCTGGTTTTAGCGTGGGTAAATACAGATTTTGCCAGGCAAAAAGCCAGTTGTCATCCCAGATAAGTCCTAATGATTTTAATTTCCGGGCATAAACTTCGCGGACATGATTTTTACGGTTTAAGTCAATGCCTGTTAAAAAAATAAGGTTGGGATGAATTATTTTTATGATTCTTTGTTTTAGGCCAAACCAGAAAATCAGAGTATCTTTAAAGGTATCTGGCCACGAGGGGGCCGAGTAAAGACTTTGGACTGCTTTCCTGGTCATAGGGTCAGCCCTATTTATGCCCATCTTTTCTATCCAGGGGAGGTAAATCTCCCGGCCCGCCCAAAAGACTTTTGTTCGGCTAAAGTTTTGCTTTATATTCCAGATAGTTGGCCAGGCCAGTAAAAAATCACCTAAAGCCCCATTGTGGACAATAATTATCTTGCAAGCTTGGTTTATTTCATTTAAAAACATAATTTAATCTAAGAGTGTTAAACAGTTAACGGCCATGAAAAGGCCGGGACTTTTTTGTCGACCTCACACTTGAAAAGGTTTCTGAAAATAGTTTAAGCGCTTTTGTCCGTTTTTAATTTTCGACCATTTTAACAAAATATGTCTTACTCTATATCCTGTCCTAAATGTGGACAATCTATTCTTCATTATCGCAATCCGATTCCTACTGTTGATATTATTATTTTTTCTCCCCCCAAGCAGGTTGTCCTGATTGAGCGCAGGAACCCACCCCTTGGGTGGGCCTTACCAGGTGGATTTGTCGATTATGGAGAGTCTGTGGAGCAAGCTGCTCTGCGCGAGGCAAAGGAAGAGACCAACCTGGATGTAGTTTTAACAGGCCTTCTAGGTGTTTACTCTCATCCTCAGCGTGATCCCCGTTTTCATACCTTAAGTATTGTCTTTATGGCCAGTGCACAGGACTTAACTAGACTGAAAGCCAGTGATGATGCAAGACTAGCCAGATTGTTTTCCCTGGACGCGTTGCCTGAACTTGCTTTTGACCACGGTCAGATACTCAGGGATTTTGTAGCCTATCTTGAACGGTTCAAGGCTTAAATAGGAGAGCGATGTTTATTTGTCTTGACCTAGGGGGAACGCACGTACGCGGGACCTGGCTGGATGAACAGGGAAAACACGGTCCTGTCCTGGTTCTGCCCAGAAAGAAAACTCTAGAAGGAACAAAAGAGGCCTTAAGCGAACTTATTATAAGGCTTAAAGGTGACTGCCCGAGTCAGGTGCAAAAGATTGGCCTGGCCAGTGCTGGACCTTTTGACCGGCAAGGAAAAGTGTACCTCTCTCCCACCAATATGCCAGAACTTTCCGGTTTCAAAGTGGGCTCTTTTATTCAAGAACGGTTTGCTCTGGATGTTATTTTGGAAAACGATGCCCAGGCAGCAGCCCTGGGTGAGGTCTGGCAGGGGGGACTCAAGGGAGAAAACCATGCCATTGTACTTACTTTGGGTACAGGAGTTGGGTCGGGGGTGATTTTTAATGCTCGGATCTGGCGGGGTGCTCATGATACTGGACCAGAGCTAGGACATATTTATCTGGGACCGGGCCTGGGGGAAAAGTGTGGTTGTGGTCAGGTCGGTTGCGCTGAGACTTGGTTAAATAAAAAGGCCTTATTGGATTTGTTTGCGAAACATGAGCTAGCCTTGAATGACCCGAAAGAAATCTGGCCGTATTTAAAAAATGGGCATGCTGGAGGCATTAAAGCCTTGAGAGAATATGGTCACAGGCTAGGACTTTTTTTAACTCAGTTAATGATAATTTTTGACATCAAAGCTATTGGCCTTGCCGGAGGCATAAGTAGCCTTAGTAGGTATTTTTTGACAGGGACTTGGATAACAATAAAACAACGTTTGCAAAAAAGACCCTGGCTGTGGCCGGAAAAGATCGTCGCCAGTCCTGACCCCCAAATGAGCGCTCTATGGGGCATGGCCAGTTTGATGAGGGGGGATTATGAGGCTGAATAGTTAAGGGATAGTGATGATGGCAGGGGCTAGCGAGACGGGCGAGATACCTTAAAACCTAACCCTTAAAACTTAAAGTTTGTCAAAATGCTTCAACAACCTGAAATTTGTTTTTTAGCTTCTGAGGTTTATCCCTTTTCTAAAACAGGAGGGCTGGGTGATGTCATGGGTATTTTGCCCCTGACCCTGTCAAAGATGGGGGTTAAGGTTTGCATTATCACCCCTCTATATGGCCGAATATGTACGGCCAGTTATAAGCTGCGCCTGATGTATGAAAATATCCCTGTTGACTATCCCTGGCCGGGAGTTAAGGCTGATGTTTATAAAGCAGACTATCAGGGCATACCTGTTTATTTTATTGAAAGGGGAGAATATTTTGATCGGCGTCATTATTATTGCACTTATAAAGGAGATTATTTTGACAATTGCGAGCGGTTTATCTTTTTGTGTCGTGCTAGCTTGTCTTTGATTAAAAAATTTGACCGGGCGCCCATAATTCTCCACGCCCATGATTGGCATACTGCCTTGGCTGTGGCTTATATTTATTTCTGGCGACGAAACGATCCTTTCTGGTCCAAGACCTCTACAGTTTTTACAATCCATAACCTGGCCTTTCATGGCCGATTTTCTTCCAGGCTGTTCTGGGATTGTGGATTGCCTTATGAGGCTTGGAACATGGATGGGGTGGAGTTTTACAACAGCTTTAATTTTCTCAAGGCAGGCATTGCCTACGCAGACCAGATTACCACTGTTAGCCCAACTTATGCTCAAGAAATCCTGACTCCGGAGTTTGGTTGCGGACTGGAGGGGTTGCTTCAAAAAAGACGCAATTTTTTATCGGGTATATTAAACGGTGCAGACTATAGTGTCTGGAGTCCAGAAAATGATGCCTTCTTGGATGCCAAATATTCTTGGCAGGACCTGGAAGGGAAAAAGCAGTGTAAAATTAAATTGTTCCGATCTCTGGGCTTAAGAGATGAAATGTTGGATCGGCCTTTGCTCGGATTTATTGGTCGCCTCAGGCGGCAAAAAGGCATTGATTTATTGCTGGAGATAATACCTGACCTTGTACAGCGTAATGTAAGTGTGGTAGTTTTAGGTCAAGGCAATTCTTTTTTTGAAGTCAAGTTAATGGAAATGGTCGAGAAGTATCCCGGGTATGTAAGTGCAATTGTTGGCTATACAGAAGAGATGGCCCATAAAGTTTTAGCTGGTTCGGATATTTTTCTCATGCCATCCAGGTATGAACCGTGCGGACTG
The sequence above is a segment of the Desulfovulcanus ferrireducens genome. Coding sequences within it:
- a CDS encoding NUDIX domain-containing protein, which codes for MSYSISCPKCGQSILHYRNPIPTVDIIIFSPPKQVVLIERRNPPLGWALPGGFVDYGESVEQAALREAKEETNLDVVLTGLLGVYSHPQRDPRFHTLSIVFMASAQDLTRLKASDDARLARLFSLDALPELAFDHGQILRDFVAYLERFKA
- the glgA gene encoding glycogen synthase GlgA; this encodes MLQQPEICFLASEVYPFSKTGGLGDVMGILPLTLSKMGVKVCIITPLYGRICTASYKLRLMYENIPVDYPWPGVKADVYKADYQGIPVYFIERGEYFDRRHYYCTYKGDYFDNCERFIFLCRASLSLIKKFDRAPIILHAHDWHTALAVAYIYFWRRNDPFWSKTSTVFTIHNLAFHGRFSSRLFWDCGLPYEAWNMDGVEFYNSFNFLKAGIAYADQITTVSPTYAQEILTPEFGCGLEGLLQKRRNFLSGILNGADYSVWSPENDAFLDAKYSWQDLEGKKQCKIKLFRSLGLRDEMLDRPLLGFIGRLRRQKGIDLLLEIIPDLVQRNVSVVVLGQGNSFFEVKLMEMVEKYPGYVSAIVGYTEEMAHKVLAGSDIFLMPSRYEPCGLTQMYSLRYGTPPVATAVGGLKDTIIPYPQEGATGFMFDEPRADAFLHGIDQALDVFKNKTIWQQIQIRAMEADYSWDMSAKIYLEIYKRLGLEA
- a CDS encoding glycosyltransferase family 9 protein; amino-acid sequence: MFLNEINQACKIIIVHNGALGDFLLAWPTIWNIKQNFSRTKVFWAGREIYLPWIEKMGINRADPMTRKAVQSLYSAPSWPDTFKDTLIFWFGLKQRIIKIIHPNLIFLTGIDLNRKNHVREVYARKLKSLGLIWDDNWLFAWQNLYLPTLKPESIIIFPGSGHPAKNWPLHSFFMLAKNLQKDKENIRFVLGPVEVERKLTINDFPVVTPQDFNQLLDILARAKMVIGNDSGPLHLAGYMGIPGISLFGPTSPKQWAPQGMHILTSPKGCAPCSDLGKISCPAPECMAEIKVRSVLATARKILGKLGERDVENLERLAAAPFQKT
- a CDS encoding ROK family protein, yielding MFICLDLGGTHVRGTWLDEQGKHGPVLVLPRKKTLEGTKEALSELIIRLKGDCPSQVQKIGLASAGPFDRQGKVYLSPTNMPELSGFKVGSFIQERFALDVILENDAQAAALGEVWQGGLKGENHAIVLTLGTGVGSGVIFNARIWRGAHDTGPELGHIYLGPGLGEKCGCGQVGCAETWLNKKALLDLFAKHELALNDPKEIWPYLKNGHAGGIKALREYGHRLGLFLTQLMIIFDIKAIGLAGGISSLSRYFLTGTWITIKQRLQKRPWLWPEKIVASPDPQMSALWGMASLMRGDYEAE